The Pseudomonadota bacterium genome includes a region encoding these proteins:
- a CDS encoding biopolymer transporter ExbD produces the protein MRYREKKRGPEGIDISPLIDMVFILLIFFMVSTTFVKDMKLDLERPAASSSSVASTKAIRLYIDKGGDTYLNGEPIRVWVIQSRLRDLLKGGTNKSVLVVTDEIVPTNRLVEVVDQARLAGAEDVGVATVAEAGEG, from the coding sequence ATGAGATACCGAGAAAAAAAGCGCGGCCCAGAGGGGATTGATATCTCACCCCTGATCGACATGGTCTTTATTCTGCTGATCTTCTTTATGGTCAGCACCACGTTTGTGAAGGACATGAAGCTGGACCTCGAACGGCCGGCGGCGTCCAGCAGCAGCGTCGCGTCGACCAAGGCGATCCGGCTGTACATCGATAAAGGCGGCGACACCTACCTCAACGGCGAACCGATTCGGGTTTGGGTGATTCAGAGCCGGCTGCGTGATTTGTTAAAGGGTGGAACCAACAAGTCGGTGCTCGTAGTGACCGACGAGATTGTGCCCACTAACCGTCTGGTTGAAGTGGTTGACCAGGCGAGGCTCGCTGGTGCCGAAGATGTCGGCGTGGCAACGGTGGCAGAGGCGGGCGAAGGCTGA